The following nucleotide sequence is from Emcibacteraceae bacterium.
GTCACGTATTTCCTGCCCACCTGCTTTTACCGCTTTATCCACCAGTTCATTTACCGCTTCTTTATTCTCAGCGTTGAGCGCAATCATCACTTCTGAAGACTGATGGGCATTGATAATTTCTTTGTCTGTGAAATTTTTATAATGCCCATGTGTCAGCAACATCACAAATATGGTGTCGGAGACGATCATACAGGCCCCGTGTTCATTGGTAAATTGCGGGTTAAAGCCATAGCCGATTTGTTTAAAAAAATCCATGGATTTATTCAGATCGGTTACCGGAAGGTTTATAAAAATCATTTGAGACATACTAAATACCCTTTATGCGTTTTTTAATTTTTCAATATCGATTTTGGTCATTTTGAGCATTTCAGCCATCACCTGTTCAGCTTTTTTGGGGTCGGCGCTGCTCATCAAATCACCCAGTATGCGCGGGACAACCTGCCATGAAACACCAAATTTGTCGGTGAGCCAGCCGCACTGGCCAGGTTCACCACCATCAGATAATTTTTCCCAATAATAGTCGACTTCTTCCTGATCAGTACAATCAATCATGAATGATATGGCCGGTGAAAAGGTGAAATGCGGACCACCATTGAGAGCAGTAAATTTTTGTCCGCCGAGTTCAAAGGATACGGTCATAACTTCTCCCGCCTTTTTGCCTGTAACTGCTTCTGCTGATTTTCCATAATGGGCAATGTTAGTGATTTTCGAATTTTTAAATATCGACAGATAAAAGTTCGCGGCGTCTTCCGCCTGATGATCAAACCACAGGAATGGGGTTATTTTCGACATTTTCACTTTCCGGTAAATTAGTATCAAAGTCTAAAATTCAACGATTGTTTTAAATCCGCCATAGGCCATTCGTTTACAGTCAAAAGGCATATTGTCCAAGTCACAGCTTTCTGCTAGGCGTGGATCATTGTGGACTTTTTCATTCACTGCATCACGGTGTTCGCGCGACTTATATTCAATATAGGAAAAGACGGCTATTTCGTCTTCCGGTACATTAAATGCTGCCGGAAAAGTCAGGCAGAACCCTTTATCCTCCATATCTTCACCAATACATTCCCTATAGGAAATGGCACCATGCTCCTGCCAGATTTTACCAGCAATTTCAGCCATTTTTTTATAATCATCCAGCCGGTCTTTTTTAACGGCAAGAACAAACCCGTCGACATAGGTCATGTTATTTTCCTTCCTGATTTTGTGTTTGTTTCATAATTATTTGGTTTAAATTCTCAAGGCCGCTGTCAAAGCTTGAATTCATCATTTTTTCGACGTTAAAAACTGTATGCATCAATTTCATAAGAAAATTTCGCTGCCACCACATGCTCCAGGTTACTTCTGTGCCATTACCCACCGGTGTGAGTGTAAAACCAGCCCTATTTGTTGATGCAAATGGTTTAATGAATTCCAGTCTTACCATCACTTTTTCATGAGGGATGCTTTCTACAATCGTATCACTGCCCATACCGGTCTTTTTGCCATTCCAGCTGTAACTTGCCCCCACCCCGGATTCCGGCCCTTCATATGTAATTTCTGCCTCAGGGTCGGCGCGCATCCAAGGGTTCCAGGTATTAAAATTGCGGGAATTATTGATCTGTTCAAAAATAACGTCGGCAGGAGCTTCTATGATCCTCGAGCGGGAAATTTTAAAAACTGTCGATTTTGACAATATTTTTATCAGAAAAATGACAATAAGAACGGCCAGTCCGATCAATATATAATTCAGCATCCTGTTTTTCCTTTTTAATTATCAATTTTAATATTCATCATGGAGCCGACACCAACCATATGTGGGCGTTTGCGGTGTTCCTTTTGGCACATTTTGCCAGTCTTCCTGCCGGCCATATGGTGTAAGATCAAGCAGGGCATAAGTTGATCCAAGTGTATCCATGCCCCGTCCCTTAGTGAAATAGGTCCTGAATATTTCACCCTTATGACGTATAAAAACATTAAGTCCGAAATATTGCGGCACATCAAAATCAGGATTGAAATCATCCATGGTTGAAACCCAGAGAAACTTCCAACCCATTCTTTTTTTGAAAGCTTCAATTTCATTGATTGGTGCCCGGGCTACAACACAAAAAGTCGTATTGCGGGCATTAATATGGGCAAGGTTAGGCATATTATCCATCGCCAACCCACATCCTGTACAGGGACTTTTATCACCGGGTTTTAACATATGGTGATAAACAATAAGCTGATCACGCCCTTCAAAAAGATCGCCAAGGCTCAATGTACCATCATTGCTTTCAAAATTATAATTCTTTGTGACTTTAACCCATGGCAGTCGGCGGCGCTTCTCCGCAAGCTCATCAAGGGCACGGGTCAGCTTCTTTTCTTCGATCAAATGCGCTTCTCTCGCCCTTAACCATTCCTCTTTTGTTGCCTCAATATACTCCACCATGATTTTACCCTTTTTTATGTCTTGTATTTATTTAGCGATCACTATATAAATGCGCCATTAAATGTTTGTCAAGCATTTTTGTAATGATCACTACAAAAGAGGTAATATGACGAAAGGAAGGCCAAGAAAGTTCGATAAGGACGACGCTCTTGAAACAGCTATGAAGCTATTCTGGCAGCATGGGTACGAAGGTGTCTCTATCGCAAAATTGGCAGAAGCCATGGGTATTAATGTGCCAAGTCTTTATTCTGCTTTTGGAAACAAAGAAAAACTGTTTATGGCGGCTTTTGATAAATATAGCCTTTTAGGCGGTCATATTTATATAGATTCGCTCAAACAAAAGACTGCCCGCGAAGTGGCATACAGTATTTTAAAAGGTGAAGTCGAGCTTGTTACAAATCCGGAACATCCTGATGGATGTATGGTGATTTTAGGGGCACTTGTTACCAGCTCCGATTCAGATCATATCAAAAAAAGAATGGATGAAATGCGGCAAACGCCGCCAAAATGGATGGCTGAACGCTTCGCACAAGCCATTAAAGAGGGTGACTTATCGCCTGAGGTGGACCCGAAAAGTCTGGCCTGTTACATCATGACTTTAAATTCCGGCCTTGCCGTTCAGGCAAAAAGTGGTGTCGGCAAGAAGGAGCTGATGAAAGTCGTTGATATAGCCATGAGAAACTGGCCTTTTGTTGACTGACTTTGTTTTGAAGATCCAAATTCAGCAAATAAAATTATTATTCAGTGCCATAAAAATTTCCCAATCATTATATAATTCTATAGGGTATGGATTGATAACTTTGATTTGGAGAAAAATATGAAACATGTGCCGCTGCGCCGCTCGTTATTAGCATTCAGTTTAACGATGCCGTTTTATGGATTTGGACTGTCTTTAATTGCCAGTGCTCAGGAAGATAATAATACGGAAATTCATAAAAAACTCAGCGATCTTGAAAAAATATATGGCGGAAGACTTGGCATTTCCATGATAAATACCGGCGATAACAGTATAATAAATCATCGCGGCGATGAACGTTTTCCCTTTTGCAGCACTTTCAAACTCATGCTTGCTTCGGCAATTTTGCAGGAAAGCATATCAAATCCAGATATGCTAAATATGCGGGTTAACTATAGCGAAGCTGATAAAGTGACTTATTCTCCAATTACCGAGAAGCATTTTGATGATGGTATGACCATTGCCGAGCTTTGTGCCGCTGCGGTGCAATATAGTGATAATACGGCGGCCAATCTTCTCATAAAACATCTGGGCGGGCCGGAGGCCGTCACTCAATTTGCCCGTTCAATTGGTGATGAAGTGTTCCGGCTTGACCGCTGGGAAACTGAACTCAACTCCGCCATACCGGGTGATCCGCGTGATACGACGACACCGGGAGCGATGGCAAAATCCATTCAAAAACTGGTACTTGGTGACGGGCTTCCCAATAAACAGCAAAAGCACTTACAGGAGTGGCTTAAAGGAAATACAACGGGGGATACCCGCATACGCGCAGGTGTTCCAAAAGGCTGGGTTGTCGGTGATAAAACCGGTAGCGGTTCATATGGGGTAACCAATGATATAGGTGTTATCTGGCCCGTAAATGGCGCGCCGGTTGTATTGGCTGTTTATTATGCGCATACGGATGAAAAAGCCCCAAATGTAAATGAGGTTGTTGCCGATGCAACCCGGGTTTTATTGACAGGTTAGAGCCTTGAAGTACTCTATTTAGCGCTTAACATATACTGGTTAATCACATTTTCGTACCATTCCTGCTTGGAGCTTATTCTTTCCGGCTCACCATATTCAACGGCCAGATCACGCAGGTCTGAGAGCGATAATTTTCCGGCCTCGAAGTCTGCCCCCTTGCCACTGTCATAGCTCTTATAACGGGCTGCTTTGTGTGCTGGCAATGCGCTATCATTAAGTATGCGGTGCGCTATTTCAAGGCCGCGGGCGAAACTGTCCATGCCACCGATATGGGCAATGAAGATATCCTCCATGTCTGTGCTTTCACGGCGGGTTTTGGCATCAAAATTGAGCCCTCCTGAGCCAAGGCCACCGGATGCGAGAACCACCATCATCGCATGAACCGTGTCATACATATCGACCGGGAACTGGTCCGTATCCCAGCCATTTTGAGGATCACCACGATTGGCATCAATGCTGCCGAGCAGTCCGGCATCGGCACACATCTGAAGATCATGCGCAAAAGTATGTCCGGCCAGGGTGGCATGATTGGCTTCGATATTCAGTTTGAAATCCTGATCAAGGCCATGATGGCGCAGGAAACCGATAACTGTCTGAGCGTCAAAATCATATTGGTGCTTTGTTGGTTCCATCGGTTTTGGTTCAATCAGGAATGTTCCCTTAAAGCCATTGGCGCGTCCATAATCTCGGGCGGTTGTAAGAAAAGTTGCAAGGTGCTCGAGCTCGCGTCTGGTGTCGGTATTTTGCAGGCACATATACCCCTCGCGACCGCCCCAGAACACATAATTTTCGCCGCCCAGTTCTATGGTGGCATCAATGGCGCCTTTTACCTGCGCTGCGGCATGGGTCAGAACTTTAAAATCAGGATTGGTTGAGGCGCCGTTCATATAACGCGGGTTGCTGAAGACATTGGCTGTCCCCCAAAGCAGCTTCATTCCTGTTTCACGCTGCCGTTCTTTGGCAAGCGAGACCATATGGCTAAGGTTTTTTCGCGTTCAAGAACACTGCTGGCATCGGGGGCTAGGTCAATATCGTGAAAACAGTAATAGGGAACCCCAAGTTTGGTAAAAAGCTCAAAAGCGGCATCCAGTTTATGACAGGCTGCGGTCAGGGAATCGGGCGAAACGTCCCATTCAAAAACCTGAGTGCCGGGGCCAAACGGGTCCGCACCTGTCCCGCAGAACGTATGCCAGTAACAAACAGCAAAGCGTAAATGTTCAGCCATGGTTTTGTCGCCGATTTTCTTATTTGCATCATAAAATTTAAAAGCGAGCGGATTATCTGACGTCGGTCCTTCATAGCCGATTTTTGAAATGCCTTTGAAATATTCTTTATCGCCGATAAATATATTGCTCATTTTATTTGTTTCCTGCTTTTATGACTTTCCGTAATGAAGGGTAATCAGTTTTACAAATGATTGATAGTCCTGATAGATTTTTTCATATTGTGCGACATTTTCAATATCCGGGGTACAGTGCTTGCCTTTATTTTTGCTTAAGTGATCCTTGATGATTTGATTAAGCGTTATGGGGTTGCCGGTATAATTTCTATAGGCCCAATATGCCTGCAAAATAGCACCGAATGCGGCATTTTCCTGTTGTTCGAGAATCCGGACCGGCAGGTTTAAAATGTCAGCGCAAATCTGCCGCCATAAGGCACTTTTGCTGCCGCCGCCAGTCAGGGTGACTTCCTTAAATTCCATACCGCAGCGTTTGAAAGCGTCAAGCCCTGCCTTAAGATTAAATATACCCGCTTCCATGGCGGAACGGATAAGATGGGCATTGGTTGTATTTTGCGGCGTCAGTCCAAATATGGATGCTTTGGCCTTGGGCAGGGCCGGTGTCCTTTCCCCATAAAAAAAGGGTATTGTAATGACCCCATCCGCTCCCGGCGGGATAAAGGACGCCAGTTTTTCCATTTCCAGCAAATCCACTTCAAGAAGGTCCCGCATCTGTTCTGTGGCGACTGTGCAGTTCATGGTGCATAAAAGCGGCAGCCAACCGCCGTTTGAAGAACAAAAGGCGGCTAGCTCCCCATCCGGATCAATGGCGGGTTGGTCATGATAGGCAAATAATGTGCCGGATGTACCGAGACTGGCGGTCAGTTTGCCGGGTTCACTATTGCCGGTACCAATCGCCGCCATCATATTATCTCCGCCGCCGGCGCTGACCACCACTTCAGGATTTAAACCAAGTTGAGCGGCGATATCCTCATTGAGTGTTCCGACAATATCATCCGCCTTAATGAGTGGCGGCAGGCAGTCCATTAAATCACGGTCCGGATCAAGGGCTTTAAGAACGGCGCGGCTCCAGCGTCTGTTTCTTACATCAAGCAGTCCGGTACCGGAGGCATCCCCGCATTCCATGGTCCGCTTTCCGGTCAGATAAAAATTAATATAATCATGGGGCAGCAGAATAGTGGCCATTTTTTCATAGGCTTCCGGCTGAAATTTTTTAAGCCAGAGAATTTTGGATGCCGTATATCCAACCGCTATAGAGTTTCCGGTGATCCGAACACATTCCTGCTCACCGCCCATTGCCTCCATAATTTCATAACATTCTTCACTGGTTGACGTGTCACACCATAATTTTACCGGAAAAAGAACATTTCCTTCCCCATCCAGTGGTACGAACCCGTGTTGCTGCCCGGATACACCAATGGCAACGACCGTTTTTTTGATCTCTGGATCAATTGCATTTATGCAATCCTTTATACCGCTCACCCACCATTCGGCCAATTGTTCCATCGTGCCGTCGGGTTTGGCTATAATGTCAAAAGGATGGGTTTTTTCAGCCAGAATTTTCTTCCTGTCAGGGCAATAGACCATTAGCTTGACGCTCTGCGTGCCCAGATCTATTCCCAAGATTGTTTTTTGTGTTGCAGTCACTACAGTCCCCGAATTTTGTGTTTTTTAAAATTATCCCAGCAATTCTTTATGGACAAGCGGAGATTTAAGATTGTTTTGAAAGCTGACAAATCTGCCGATCCAGTTCATGAAGGAAATTTGACCTGTCGGCTTTCGTGAAGCTGGGGTTATGTCCTTTGCTTTCTCCTGTTTCCCGCAAATGGGCTTTTAATTCCCGCATGGCAACGGCCATGCCAATATTATCAGCTGAAAAGAGTTTGCCCGTTGGTCCAATGGCAATGGCACCGGCATCAAGGCATCTTTTTGCCAGGGGGATATCGGCCGTAACAACGATATCATTTTTACCGATATGTTCGGCAATCCAGTTATCAGCCTGGTCAGCGCCTTCGGATACGACAATTTTTTGCACGAGCGGACCTGCATCAATTCTCATCCACTGATTACTGACTAGAAACACAGGCGTGTTATGGCGATAGGCCACTTTTAGAATTTCTTCCTTGACCGGGCAGGCATCCGCATCAACATATATTGATATTTTATGGCTTTGCTGGGTCATTCTTTTTTTGAACTTTCAATCATACCCGGTTATTATTAACATATTCATATACAGTATTGATCATAATATAGCGAGACAAGCATTGGCCCGGAAAAAAAATATTGAAAAATCAGGTTTGGAAAATCAGGTAGGACACCTTTTAAGGCGCGTATTCCATAAAGCACGTGGCAGAATGCAAAAGAAAATTGCCGAAACCGGGTTAAGCCCGATGCAGACTGCGGCAATGACATCCTTAAGAAAACTTGGACCGACATCACAAAATAAACTTGGCCGCCGCATTGGTATGGAACCGGGAAATGTTCATGGCCTGGTGGACCGGCTATTAAAAAAAGGAATGATAACGTCCAAGTTTGTCGATGAGGGACCTGGGCTCCATATACTTGATCTGACAGATGAAGGGCAGAAAATTGTTGATATGGTTATCCCGCTTGGTGCCGAAGCAAATAAGGAAACATTGGCACCACTATCCCCGGAGGAACAGGAACAGTTTATGGACTATCTGAGGCGTCTTTTATAACGTGAATGCGTTGACTCTATCGATTTTACTGTTATTATAATAACATTATTTTATCAGGAAAGTTTAGCATGGCAGAAATCGTACTTGGAATGTGGACGTCGCACGGACCCACCTTGTCAACAACACCGGAACAATGGCTGATGCGGGTAAAGGCGGATCAGAACCGCCCGTCACATCCGTTTCGTCTAGGCAATTATTCATTTGATGAGCTTAAAGAACTCAGGAAAAATGAAAATTTGGGTGAGCAGGCATCCTTAAAAGAGCGTACTTTAAGACATGGTCGCTGTCAGCAGGCCATTACCCGGATGGCGGATATCTGGGATGAGGTAAAACCGGATGTTGCCGTTATAATGGGCAATGATCAGAAAGAGATTTTTACCGATGAATTAATCCCGGCCTTTACAGTATTCAGCGGTGAAACATTATTTAATGAACCGGCAAATGAAGCGCAAATCCCCCTTATGGCACCGGGTATTCATGAAGCGGAAAGCGGCCATAATCCGGCAAAATATACTGAATATCCGGGACAGGTGGAATTAAGCCGACTGATCATTGAGCAGTCAACAAAAGACGGGTTTGATGTGGCACAGATGACTAAAATTCCCCGCCATGAAAACCACTGGTCCTCCGGTGTTGGTCATGCTTTTGGATATATCTACCGTCAGGTCATGAGGGATAATGTGGTGCCAAACGTTCCCGTTATCACCAATACGTTTTTCCCGCCAAATCAGCCGAGTGCTAAAAGATGCTTTGATTTCGGTCGAACCATTGGCAAGGCCATTAGAAATTGGGACAGTGATTTAAAGGTAGCAGTATTCGGTTCCGGCGGCATGAGCCATTTTGTCATTGATGAGAATCTGGACCAGCTGTTCATTAAAGCGATCAGGGAAAGAGATGCAAAAACACTCATTTCATTGGAAGAGGGTTATTTTCAAACCGGAACGTCTGAGCTTAAAAACTGGATTGCGGCCGCAGGTATTTTATTTGATACTGATCTGGATGGTGAACTGGTTGATTATGTTCCATGTTACCGGTCAGAAGCTGGAACAGGAACCGCAAATGGTTTCGTCTACTGGCGATAATTTTTAGATTTGGAGAGTGATAAATGGATCAGGCAGTAGAGCGTGCTTCCAAACTTGATACGGCAACAATCAGCGATGCTCTGGATAAACTGGGGATCAAAGGTCAGTGTCTTGGCATAAAACCACGCGATCATAATTTCAGAATGACGGGACGCGCTTTTACAATTCTATATGGCCCGGCAGATGTCAATCCGGGAACGGTTGGCGATTATATCGATGATCTTGAACCGGGTAGCGTCGTTGTGTTGGATAATGGGGGTCGCGAGGATGCAACAGTATGGGGTGATATTCTGACCTATCTTGCCCATAAAAATGGCGTTGCAGGAACGGTGATAGATGGAGCCTGCCGCGATGTCCATATGTGCCTGAAGCTTGGCTATCCGGTTTACAGCCGCAGCTATTCCATGCGCACTGGAAAAGACCGTGTACAGGTCGATGCAACCAATGTTCCTGTAAATATTGGCAATGCAAAAGTGCATCCGGGGGACCTGATGCGCGGTGACAGTGACGGCGTTGTGGTTATTCCCAAAGAGCATGAGGAAAGGGTGCTTGCAGCCGCCGAAGCCATTGAAGCGGCAGAGGAAAAGATTAGAGCAGCCCTTCAAAAAGGGATGCGGCTTGACGAGGCACGTGAGCTTAATAAATATCATAGTCTTCAGACCCGGGAAGAATAATCATGCGTCCTGACCATCAATTAATACAAGCGTTAGGGGCGTATGGTACAGCAACCATTCATGAAGCGGCGGGACAGATCGGTGCTTTGCCGGGCAATATAAAACCGATTTCAAAAAATATGAAACTTTGTGGTCCTGTTTTTCCCCTTCATTGTCTGGCAAGAAGCAATATTAATCTTCATGAAGCAATTTATCAGGCGAAGCCCGGCGATATTCTGGTCGGCAGTATTGAAGGGATGAGGGATGCCGGTTATTGGGGGGATATCCTGACCAGCGCAGCACAGGAAAGGGGCATTAAGGGACTGGTGCTCGATGGCTGTGTCCGTGATGCTGATGATATTGATGCATTAGACTTTCCAATTTTTGCCCGCGGACTTAATATTCTGGGCACCGGAAAAATGCGGGGTGGGTCAATAGGCAACAAGATTATGATCGGTGATATTGAAATAAATGCCGGTGATGTTATCGTAGGGGATCGGGATGGTGTGGTTGTTATACCGGCAGCAAAGCTAGAGCAGGTGATTGCGGCATCCAAAACCCGTGAAGATAAGGAAAAGGACGTCAGAAAACGTCTTAAGGCAGGTGAAAGCAGTCTGGAAATTTATAAGTTTCCCTGAGACTTGAGGATAAAATATGAATAGTGATGTTGATGTCAGGGTACTTCGTAATTGTTTTGGAAAATTTGCAACGGGGATTACTGTCATCACCGCCCTTGCCCCTGATGGCACAAAAATCGGCCTGACTGTAAATTCCTTCAGTTCTTTAAGTCTTGATCCGCCAATGATCCTCTGGAGCCTGGATAAAAGGTCCAACAATCTTGACGCATTAAAAAAAGCCAGTCATTTTGCTGTCAATGTCCTTGCTTCCGATCAGATGGATATTTCCAATAATTTTGCCCGCCCCTGTGATGATAAATTTAAGGATGTTGAACTGGTGGACAGCGAGTTTGGCTTGCCCCTGCTGGCAGGGACAGTTGCCCATCTTGTCTGTAAGAATGTTGGTACCTATGAAGGGGGTGACCATCTTATTTTTATTGGTGAGGTTGAGCATTTTGATACCTGTGATAAAAAACCGCTTCTTTACAGTAATGGCCAATATTCTGTGGCAGCCCGTCATCCGGGTGTCAAAATGGCAGAACCGCCGGCGGACGAGCGATCAAGCAATGATGAATTTATTGTGCCGCTACTGCTTAGAAGCTATTGGGAAATTTCCGACCCGTTTTATCAGGAGCTTCTTGATGAAGGAATTCCAGTTGCCCATGCACGTATTCTGGTTCATTTGAGTCACTCACCTGAACTGACCGTACGGGAACTAAGTGATGCCATCCGCGTTGATATGGCGTCTGTTGCGATGTCGGTAAACTGGCTTTGTGATAATGGTCATCTTAAAAAAATAGAAAATGATAAACTGGTGCTTTCCGACAAAGGCCGGGATCATCTTGATAATGTTCAAAGAAGGGCAGAACGATTTGAAAAAGAAGTCCTTGATGGATACAGCGAGCAGGATATTGAACTTCTTAAATCAATGCTGCGAAAGCTTATTTACCGGAATAATCTTTAATTTCTTTTAGAAAGCTATTGGACGGTTGCCTTCATAAGCCTGCTTCAACAGTGCCCTGACGGATTCAAAATCCACCTTCTTTGGGTTAAAAGGCGTGGTTTCAACTGTTTCTTTGGCGGCGATATCAAGATGCTCTTCCCTCATTCCCAGATCTTTAAGACTTCCCGGAACATTAATATCACGGGCGAAATCATATATACCGCCCGATGCGCTTTTCGTGCCCATGGCGGTCTTTATTTTTTCCATTGCTGATGGAGATGACGTTTCATTATAGGCAACAGCATAAGGCAGGATCACACTGTTTGATTCCCCATGCGGAATGCCATGATGCCCACCAAGCACATGACATATTTTATGATGAATGGCGATGCCGGCAAGATTAACGCAATAGCCGCTCAGCATGCCACCATAAAGCACCTGTGCCCGGGCGCTTAGGTCATTAGGATTTAAAATACTGCCTTTTATTCCTTTTGTCAGTGAAGCAATTCCTTCTATGGCATAGAGGTCAGAAACCGGACTTTGATCCTTTGCATAAAGTGCTTCCACACAATGGGCGAGGCTGTTCATGCCGATCGTGCCGGTAAGGTGGGCGTTAAGCCCAGTTGTCAGTATCGGATCATAAATAGTGGTTCTGGCAATAACCTTAGAGTCGCGGCCGGTTTTTTTATGGTTCCCGATCAGCATGCCATAAATTGGTGTGCTTTCCGAACCGCACGGGGTGGTAGCAACAACAATAAATTTAGCATCGGTTCTAAGGGCAATGGCCTTGCCGATACCAATCGTTGAACCGCCACCTATGGCAACAATGCAATCTGCGTTTTTTTTGTTATAAAGATCAAGCGCTTCCATGGCGACATGTTCCGGGCAATGGGGCTTTGCACCGTCATAAAGGGCCACACACACTGATTCCAGACTTTCAATGATATGATTAATCCGCTTGACCATCCCCGCGGAGCAGGCAATCATAACCCGACTGCAGCCAAGCCTTTCCACTTCGTCTTTCAGCTTTAAAGCGGCATTTTCAGCGAAGACGGCTCTGGTCGGAATGGGGGTATATTCAAACTGCATTTCTTTGTTCCCAAGCTTGACAGCGGATATTCATTAGGTATTATTATAATAACATTAAACAAGTGACAATATTTTTCTCTAAATTATAGAAATGGAATGATAAATGAGCAATGATCTACTGGACCGCCTGAAAAAAATGGACAGTTGTGCAGTATCGGATGCGATGGATAGTCTTGGGCTTCCGGGGGAAGTAACAGGCATTACAAACCAGACAACAA
It contains:
- a CDS encoding DUF1428 domain-containing protein; the protein is MTYVDGFVLAVKKDRLDDYKKMAEIAGKIWQEHGAISYRECIGEDMEDKGFCLTFPAAFNVPEDEIAVFSYIEYKSREHRDAVNEKVHNDPRLAESCDLDNMPFDCKRMAYGGFKTIVEF
- a CDS encoding DUF899 domain-containing protein, translating into MVEYIEATKEEWLRAREAHLIEEKKLTRALDELAEKRRRLPWVKVTKNYNFESNDGTLSLGDLFEGRDQLIVYHHMLKPGDKSPCTGCGLAMDNMPNLAHINARNTTFCVVARAPINEIEAFKKRMGWKFLWVSTMDDFNPDFDVPQYFGLNVFIRHKGEIFRTYFTKGRGMDTLGSTYALLDLTPYGRQEDWQNVPKGTPQTPTYGWCRLHDEY
- a CDS encoding SRPBCC family protein, producing the protein MLNYILIGLAVLIVIFLIKILSKSTVFKISRSRIIEAPADVIFEQINNSRNFNTWNPWMRADPEAEITYEGPESGVGASYSWNGKKTGMGSDTIVESIPHEKVMVRLEFIKPFASTNRAGFTLTPVGNGTEVTWSMWWQRNFLMKLMHTVFNVEKMMNSSFDSGLENLNQIIMKQTQNQEGK
- a CDS encoding YaiI/YqxD family protein, with protein sequence MTQQSHKISIYVDADACPVKEEILKVAYRHNTPVFLVSNQWMRIDAGPLVQKIVVSEGADQADNWIAEHIGKNDIVVTADIPLAKRCLDAGAIAIGPTGKLFSADNIGMAVAMRELKAHLRETGESKGHNPSFTKADRSNFLHELDRQICQLSKQS
- a CDS encoding VOC family protein, with product MSQMIFINLPVTDLNKSMDFFKQIGYGFNPQFTNEHGACMIVSDTIFVMLLTHGHYKNFTDKEIINAHQSSEVMIALNAENKEAVNELVDKAVKAGGQEIRDPQDYGFMYQRSFDDPDGHTWEIFWMDPEHIQ
- a CDS encoding RraA family protein, which codes for MDQAVERASKLDTATISDALDKLGIKGQCLGIKPRDHNFRMTGRAFTILYGPADVNPGTVGDYIDDLEPGSVVVLDNGGREDATVWGDILTYLAHKNGVAGTVIDGACRDVHMCLKLGYPVYSRSYSMRTGKDRVQVDATNVPVNIGNAKVHPGDLMRGDSDGVVVIPKEHEERVLAAAEAIEAAEEKIRAALQKGMRLDEARELNKYHSLQTREE
- the xylB gene encoding xylulokinase, whose product is MTATQKTILGIDLGTQSVKLMVYCPDRKKILAEKTHPFDIIAKPDGTMEQLAEWWVSGIKDCINAIDPEIKKTVVAIGVSGQQHGFVPLDGEGNVLFPVKLWCDTSTSEECYEIMEAMGGEQECVRITGNSIAVGYTASKILWLKKFQPEAYEKMATILLPHDYINFYLTGKRTMECGDASGTGLLDVRNRRWSRAVLKALDPDRDLMDCLPPLIKADDIVGTLNEDIAAQLGLNPEVVVSAGGGDNMMAAIGTGNSEPGKLTASLGTSGTLFAYHDQPAIDPDGELAAFCSSNGGWLPLLCTMNCTVATEQMRDLLEVDLLEMEKLASFIPPGADGVITIPFFYGERTPALPKAKASIFGLTPQNTTNAHLIRSAMEAGIFNLKAGLDAFKRCGMEFKEVTLTGGGSKSALWRQICADILNLPVRILEQQENAAFGAILQAYWAYRNYTGNPITLNQIIKDHLSKNKGKHCTPDIENVAQYEKIYQDYQSFVKLITLHYGKS
- a CDS encoding VOC family protein, with the protein product MSKITPFLWFDHQAEDAANFYLSIFKNSKITNIAHYGKSAEAVTGKKAGEVMTVSFELGGQKFTALNGGPHFTFSPAISFMIDCTDQEEVDYYWEKLSDGGEPGQCGWLTDKFGVSWQVVPRILGDLMSSADPKKAEQVMAEMLKMTKIDIEKLKNA
- a CDS encoding TetR/AcrR family transcriptional regulator, which codes for MTKGRPRKFDKDDALETAMKLFWQHGYEGVSIAKLAEAMGINVPSLYSAFGNKEKLFMAAFDKYSLLGGHIYIDSLKQKTAREVAYSILKGEVELVTNPEHPDGCMVILGALVTSSDSDHIKKRMDEMRQTPPKWMAERFAQAIKEGDLSPEVDPKSLACYIMTLNSGLAVQAKSGVGKKELMKVVDIAMRNWPFVD
- the bla gene encoding class A beta-lactamase encodes the protein MKHVPLRRSLLAFSLTMPFYGFGLSLIASAQEDNNTEIHKKLSDLEKIYGGRLGISMINTGDNSIINHRGDERFPFCSTFKLMLASAILQESISNPDMLNMRVNYSEADKVTYSPITEKHFDDGMTIAELCAAAVQYSDNTAANLLIKHLGGPEAVTQFARSIGDEVFRLDRWETELNSAIPGDPRDTTTPGAMAKSIQKLVLGDGLPNKQQKHLQEWLKGNTTGDTRIRAGVPKGWVVGDKTGSGSYGVTNDIGVIWPVNGAPVVLAVYYAHTDEKAPNVNEVVADATRVLLTG
- a CDS encoding MarR family winged helix-turn-helix transcriptional regulator — protein: MQKKIAETGLSPMQTAAMTSLRKLGPTSQNKLGRRIGMEPGNVHGLVDRLLKKGMITSKFVDEGPGLHILDLTDEGQKIVDMVIPLGAEANKETLAPLSPEEQEQFMDYLRRLL
- a CDS encoding xylose isomerase, whose amino-acid sequence is MVSLAKERQRETGMKLLWGTANVFSNPRYMNGASTNPDFKVLTHAAAQVKGAIDATIELGGENYVFWGGREGYMCLQNTDTRRELEHLATFLTTARDYGRANGFKGTFLIEPKPMEPTKHQYDFDAQTVIGFLRHHGLDQDFKLNIEANHATLAGHTFAHDLQMCADAGLLGSIDANRGDPQNGWDTDQFPVDMYDTVHAMMVVLASGGLGSGGLNFDAKTRRESTDMEDIFIAHIGGMDSFARGLEIAHRILNDSALPAHKAARYKSYDSGKGADFEAGKLSLSDLRDLAVEYGEPERISSKQEWYENVINQYMLSAK